ATATTGATGAGCTCCAAATGCCTCCAAAACCGCTTATTTATCCACCTAATGTGCCAGTTAACAATGATGAAGCTGAGATGGAGCTGGAAACATTCTCAACTTCATCAAGTACTCCGATAATTAATACTAGTTTTCCTTTGGGAGATACAAATGATGTTTAGAGTTCCATGCATAGTTGGATTGGAAATGTTTTGTGTATTTGTTATATGTCCCTCAATCTAGTATCATGTTAGGAGGGACTTGAGATAGTTTAGCTTGACAGAGATTACTTTTGAGACTGTCTTCTTGTAGCTCTTAGGTTGATGTTGTGTTATTGTATTTCATATAGCTTATTCTCTTGCATCCTCCTTCGAAAAGATAAACACATTGGTAAGAGGGCAAGGACAAAAATGATGGGTGAAGGGGATGGACAATGAGAAGTTTTCTCCTTTGGTTCTGTTTCGGATAGGAGCGCCGTGGAGTTCATGAACTCTTTGGAGAATGATCTGGTCTCGATTCCTTCCGAGACATCTCCCAGGATTTGCTCTTTCTGGATGGTTCGATTTGAGCTTTCAATCCTTAAGGAGAGGCGCAGAAACAGTGGCCAGAtatatttttggttttctttgctTCCGTAGAAGCTGCTGCGTGCGCATTTTGGATTGGTTCCTCATTTTCCACAGCTTCTACAAACCAATGAGAATCTTCAAATTGGCCATGGTTACCGTTCTGCCAACCGAAATTTGTTTAAACCTTTTTCCTGTACTTAGTTTTGTTGTCCTCAGATTATGCTTCTTGACGATATGATACATGACAAATGtatactaaataataataaaaaaatcagtaaaataattttttacttgataaatgaaaagtcACCTTTTaacattgctttttttttttttcaatgaagcTACTGATCAAATGCAAGAATCTAAATGACTGAGCATGACCTGTTCACTCGCACAATCGATGTATATTGCGACAAAGTACCTAACTTGAGATCAGTTTGGTCTACTCTATGAAAGAGATTGAGAGCCTTGTCACTTCAAATGTCATTTCATCGTTCTAGCCGGAACATTAGATGGCTAACCACAGAATTCGGAAGCAGATAAAAACGTAAGGAGATCTTTGCAGGCATCTGAATCCGCAGGTTGGGGGAAGTGTGCCATAGCAACCAAAACATCACACTGGATGAAACATACAGATACCTCTCCAAGACCCCAATACTCAGAATAAATGGTACTGAATCAAGGAATTTGTTCtgctggaaaaagaaattgaaatgagcAGAGAAATGACCGGGGATATTTATTAAAACCATAAAATGTTTCACACACAATCTTGGATTGGAAAGATTCATCTACTAATGAAACTGATGCAGTACCAGAAACTGAATACCATACTTACGTCAGTATCTCAACTCTACTTGTGGAGTAAATATCTTACACTACCAATGTACCAAATGGAagcccaaaaacaaaacaagctgACCAACAATGAGCAGTCTTGAGTCCAATTCTGCACCGGTCCCTCGACAATCATCATTATCTCAAAGATAGCAGCAGCTTACACTGGTCCATTATAAACAACCTTTGCAGCTGAGTACACCAACCTAGCATCATCTGCCAAGGAAGTTTAGGCACAATCATTCCTGGCCTCATTACATATTATTTCACATCCATTTCCTAACGATAATAGGAATCCAGCATCATGCTTAAACTAACGAAAGTTTTTCCAATTTATTCTGTTTCTGTCTTGGATAGCAAAATATAGCGCAAAATGCACCTCTACAGTATTCTCAGCACATTCATTAGCTTGTACCTATTGAGAGAAGATATCTTGCTCAGAAACAGCCTCTACAACTTGCATGATAGCTTTCCTTGATGAGTCACACTAATTTCCATTACACCAATTTGTTTCTTACCTACTCTAgtgaaattattgaaattaacaTAACAAAAGAAGTAGAATCAAACCAAATTGATAGGATATCCAAGAATACATAAATTTGCAGCCGTCTTTATTGAAATAATATTCATACCTGCAACTCCAACTAAATCAAACGTCAAAGGTACATTCGAATCTGACTCGACAGTGGCTTTTGCTGCTGCAATACCAACTGAGATGGCTTGTATAATGTTCAAACCTTCACATATCGATGCAAGTGTAGCACCCACCAAGCAATCGCCAGCCCCAGTAAGCTTCTTAACAGATGCAGGAAGGCCAGGAAGATGCAAAGCAAAGAGACGAGAGGTTCCCTCAATATGTTTGGCATCATGAAACTTTTGTGAAGGGCAATCAGATGAGATCAATTTGTGGAGTTCTGAACTTATGCCAAGGCATTGGGGTTTCTCCACAACAGCTCTTGTCAATATAGACCCCTCTTTAGAGCATAGAAATACTCCACGAGAGCCTATGGTTATGACTACAATTTTTATGCCCTTCTCAAGCAAAAGAACTATTGCGGGTTTTAGCATATTGATGTGAGATTCAGCAGGACAATTCTTTTCACTCCTATACCTTTCACTCAAACCACATAACTTCCCAGGAGATAGAGCATCAGCCATTGCAAAGAGCTCATCTTCATTGGGAGATACGTAAGTTACCTGTGAAGAGCCCATTCTGTGTCAGTAGCAGATCTCCAAGATGAAGCTTTCAGAATCTAGGAACTGCTTAATGCCACTCTTAAACTATGCCCATATGAGCTGAATTTCGTTTCTCCTAATGTCACCTTGTTTTCATAGCTGAAAGGGATGCCAAAACCAAGAAGTCAACTATGTAAACCAGTAACATTTTATTTCATGCCCAATTGATATGAACTCGATGCGGTCAGTTATTTCTAAAAGTGAGATCTTGTCAAAGTTAAACAATATCACAAACATAAATCAATTGCGTATGATGTATGGTTTATAATTTCCTAGTTGATTTAAGAAAAGATTATGTGTGTATCACACTTAAGTGTATTCACTATGGAAGAGTTTCCTTCAACTAATCTAGACTGCAAATTAATATCCTAGTGGAAGCATAACATCACCAGCCATCCTGACTTCTGGAAATGTAATCAGCAGACTATGAATTGGACATGCATTATTAACAAATGTCTATGCAAAGCcactaaattttgttttgatatgCTACATGCAGAATTCTCCAAGCGAAACCACAACTTTCACCATTTTTCTCCATATCCATGCAGATGGTAGGCAATTCTATGAAATATGTTGAAAACGACTGCTATCATTTCCCAGCGTACACAACTAATGGTCTGCATTAATCAATTTGGAGCACTACACTTTTCTCATCATAGCATTTCACATTTTGCTCTCTGTCAGTATGGTGCTAATGATGGTGGTAATCAATTACTCCATTAGCAATTGAGTCAGAAATTTGAGATTTGACATCTCATGAATTCCATAAAATGTATTATTGATCTTATCTGATTGTTTACCAACTTCAGACTTAAATATGCTTACACAGCGCATAGAAAACAGCACAAAAGGAAGTAAATGCACACCACAAGGCAAAGCACTCACATACTTCACAATGGAAGCAACTTTTTTGGATTTGGCAACCGATACCGGTTCAAACCACAGAGGAATGTTATGTCCTGCAGCCACTGTGaacaaaattcaaagaaaaaccaaGTAAGTGAATTCTGAAGAGCTTTCTATTGACTCAGAGTAGATCATATAATCAAGCCagatgaaaaatcaaagtatgtTGAATCTTTAGAATTACATCGACAAGAAGCTTCAAGAGCACGATCATTGAGGTTAGCATCAACCATCACTACTGGAGCAGAAGAGATCTCGTATCTAAATTGTTGAATCCACTCAGCAGTGAGAAATTTCTCCTAAAGTTCAACCATGAGTGCCTTTATGGATCTTAGAGAGAACACAAGTATGCCTGCTCAATCTGATATGTTTTTAGCAAAATTAACTTACAATTGACTCAAAGCTTGCAACACCAGCAGCTACCTCACCATTTGGATCAAGTACACAGCAGACCACAGCAGTTGTAATATCATGGGTTTGAAGGATACCTGCCTTGGAATTGCTGAGTTTAACAACGAGAAGCACATTCATGAACAGCACATGCATCTCTATAACTTATTTGAAGCCAAAGAAAGAGGAGAGTAGCTAGTTCATTGTTATAGCGAAGTAAAAGAGAACGATTAGAAGAATAAATTTTAGTGTATTTACCTTTCTGTAAAGGtaaatatagcaaaatttcaTCACTATTATCTATTTAGCAGATTTTACTAGGCATGTCAGACAAGCAGTTAAACTGAGCACGTTAACCTTCAATAGGACGCCCAGTAGATCTCCAATGCTCCAACAAGTGATTCCCTGATACATAGGGCACAGGATAATGTTAGCAAAATCGTGGGAAGACACAGAAACCTCAACAAGAATACTGATAAATAAAGAAACGACAGAGAATTTGCCCACCTTGGCAAGTGGCCTACAACCATGCATGAAGGATGAACAGACATTCACTAAATCAAGGtggattaaataaaaagaaaaacattctaAAATCTTAGTACCTTTAATATATACAGTTTACTCACAAATTCTCAATCTGGAAAGTGAAGAAGACATTTGGCAAAATCTTAATGGCCAATTCTAATCCCTCGCAGACCTCCAAAAAGATCTCAATTTGGGatgtcctcaaaatttattGATCCTGATAAGAATCAGGCTGGCATACCCAAGAATTCCAGTTACAATAAACAGATGATTGtttagaaaaaactattttttatcctaaaaattctTAGGCTTGACCATATATACTTTGTGAATCTAAAGGAAACTCTCTCAAATTACAACAGAAGCAGATAGGATGGACATAGACATAGTCAAGGCCCAAAACAAAATTATGCACTTTTATTGAGAAAAGATAGTAGGTTCTTTACTTTTATCACGTCTTTTAATAAAGATGGAGCTAAAGGATTTGTCTGGTATTTTTCTCCATGTCCCATGGCTTAAGACAAGAAGGAAATTGAACAAGACCAATACTAAATAACCTTTATGCTGAAACTCTACAAAACATTATGTCCTAGGTGGCCATGCATCGAGTTCGTATggcaaaataattaattgagcCAAAACGGTGCCTCGGAAAGTCTTGCTGAAACAGAAAGTACGTAAGCTACTTCACATGTGCTAtacttttttcgttttttcttttttgggtcaaaagatGTGCTACACTAACCTGCCATGTCAAGGCCCACAGCGCTGATGAAGAAGGGCTTTCCTCCCAGCTTCAACATGCAATCGGCAATATTCCTTGCTACACCTCCTAAAACATAGTGAACCTAAAAGAACACTGTCAGATATAGACTCGCACAGAAAGTAATGAACAGTGTAGTGTGTTCTCACATAGGTTTTCAACTGATGCTGTCGGCATAGAAGGTTTTGGAGATGTGTAATATTTAGGGGCAGAGTAAGAAACCAGGTACCGGTACCTACCAATATCTTCACCACTGGGTCAATGGTTGGATCTCCATCTTTCCATCTATGAAAAATTCATGCTCAGATGAGCTacacttcttctttctccttgaaGGCCGCctgtcatcctcatcttgtggagggGTATGGCACTTCCTGCACTGGCAATCTAGATCCCAGCAGCAATGAGCCGTATGAGGATCCTTGAAGTACAGGGTTGTCCTTTAGAGTCGAAAGACTCTATTCCAAGTCTCTCCTTCAACTTCATCTTCTTGTATGTATGGCTGCATCATCAAGATTGTaggaaaaattcaagattgtatggcttcttcattttctattgaGTGATCAAATTTGATGACCCACTGCCAtcctttttcttgatgaattttgaCTTTGAAGACTGTATAGGCTGAAAGTTTTGATGAAGTTTTTGTAGTTAGTCAACCAGGTATTAGGGAGGAGTTTGAGTAACTCAGAACAAGGAATCTGTCTTGGAATACGATGCACAAAGTCATCTACTTATTGTCCAGAGATATGGAAAGGGCATCTTCTGCTGCCAGCAAGTTAAGTCTATAGTGTGATTTGTACACCATCTAGTTTTTTATTGTCCAGGCCACTACTTGCAATCCTTTATGACCATGGAAGGacagagcaaagcatatagcaCCAAAGCGAAGGTGCTATAGCCTTGTTAGAGCCACTTGCGCAGCAACTCAGAAGAGATTTAAAGGTTCACAAAGTGTTCATGTTGAGTAGCTGGAAAGGGATGTTGATCAAAGCAGGTTAACCAAACGTATTCTCTTGACATCCTTTGGAGTATAGTGAATAAGCTTTCTTATAGAATTTATTGGTGAAAAGGAAGCTagtttaactcaagtaaaatatGGATATATAAGAGGGATAGGTATTATAGATCTTATTCTCATTGAGGTAAGATATCTCACTAAAATAGTTGATCTTGGAGGCGTTGGATTAAAGAGGTAGGGATCAAGAGTAATAGAGCATCTACACATTTAGTAGTACTACTTTCTGAGGATCCTCAGTCATGGTGGGATAATTCTTCCTCTTAGTAACGATGCATTATCAGGCCTAGGGTTATAATCTCAGTccgatttttttatgaagatggCTACGATATCATGAGGGGTTCATGGTATCAACAAATGACTATTTGAGatagaaatattatcccacTACACGGCTCTTCCCTTGGCCTCTAAAagggactttttttttctccttggtCTCCAGGCGCCATTCATCTATATCATAAGGCTCTTAGAACTCAGAAACATTTGCAACCATAGGATCCATAGAGTGGCAAGTGAAGAGCAAACTCATGAAACCATGTTTCAACTTATCAGACTAATTGTGcaactctaaacttttaatgACATCAGCCTTCAAGAATGAGAAAAGTGTTTTAGAATTCCATAACAATGTGTATATAGGCCATAAGTTTACAAACTTCAAATCTCATTCAACTTCTTAGAGAAGTTAGCCTTATATAAGCAAGGTTGAGGACAATACAAAATTTTGTTACTACAATAATACTAATACACTGCCATTGAAAAATTGCTCTTACAGGACAGTAATTCAAGCTTTTAGGAAAGAGATGTCAGATAAAGCAAACGAAACACTTTAGCCTATACTAATGGCCGACAATAGTATATTTTTGGGCTAGCAGGCAAAACATTGGAGCTCCACAGAATCCATATTCAATCGTGGCAACTCTCCGCTAGTTAAATGGTGCACAGAGTTCA
This Eucalyptus grandis isolate ANBG69807.140 chromosome 7, ASM1654582v1, whole genome shotgun sequence DNA region includes the following protein-coding sequences:
- the LOC104431272 gene encoding bifunctional ribokinase/ribose-5-phosphate isomerase A-like isoform X3, whose protein sequence is MVLDIHALPFSPPAPGTTTPGKVHYVLGGVARNIADCMLKLGGKPFFISAVGLDMAGNHLLEHWRSTGRPIEGILQTHDITTAVVCCVLDPNGEVAAGVASFESIEKFLTAEWIQQFRYEISSAPVVMVDANLNDRALEASCRLAAGHNIPLWFEPVSVAKSKKVASIVKYVTYVSPNEDELFAMADALSPGKLCGLSERYRSEKNCPAESHINMLKPAIVLLLEKGIKIVVITIGSRGVFLCSKEGSILTRAVVEKPQCLGISSELHKLISSDCPSQKFHDAKHIEGTSRLFALHLPGLPASVKKLTGAGDCLVGATLASICEGLNIIQAISVGIAAAKATVESDSNVPLTFDLVGVADDARLVYSAAKVVYNGPV
- the LOC104431272 gene encoding uncharacterized protein LOC104431272 isoform X1 produces the protein MAAESRAQRRIQSLYRHLSPQASDASSLLQPTVVRAEQLSLRDGGEAVVIGGMVLDIHALPFSPPAPGTTTPGKVHYVLGGVARNIADCMLKLGGKPFFISAVGLDMAGNHLLEHWRSTGRPIEGILQTHDITTAVVCCVLDPNGEVAAGVASFESIEKFLTAEWIQQFRYEISSAPVVMVDANLNDRALEASCRLAAGHNIPLWFEPVSVAKSKKVASIVKYVTYVSPNEDELFAMADALSPGKLCGLSERYRSEKNCPAESHINMLKPAIVLLLEKGIKIVVITIGSRGVFLCSKEGSILTRAVVEKPQCLGISSELHKLISSDCPSQKFHDAKHIEGTSRLFALHLPGLPASVKKLTGAGDCLVGATLASICEGLNIIQAISVGIAAAKATVESDSNVPLTFDLVGVADDARLVYSAAKVVYNGPV
- the LOC104431272 gene encoding uncharacterized protein LOC104431272 isoform X2, yielding MEQARDSVLSNRARERWLRRAELRGGFNLCIVIFHHKLLMRAPFFNRESRAVKPSRWWRSCGNRWYGVGHSCPSFFSPCSRNHNPRQRNHLLEHWRSTGRPIEGILQTHDITTAVVCCVLDPNGEVAAGVASFESIEKFLTAEWIQQFRYEISSAPVVMVDANLNDRALEASCRLAAGHNIPLWFEPVSVAKSKKVASIVKYVTYVSPNEDELFAMADALSPGKLCGLSERYRSEKNCPAESHINMLKPAIVLLLEKGIKIVVITIGSRGVFLCSKEGSILTRAVVEKPQCLGISSELHKLISSDCPSQKFHDAKHIEGTSRLFALHLPGLPASVKKLTGAGDCLVGATLASICEGLNIIQAISVGIAAAKATVESDSNVPLTFDLVGVADDARLVYSAAKVVYNGPV